The Microcoleus sp. FACHB-831 DNA window CATCGACAGCAGTTAATATTGAAAGACTGATCGGCACAAAGACTGCACGTATGCGGATACTTGCGATTGGCGACATTCACGGCTGCACGACTGCGTTTGATACGCTACTTGCGGCTGTGAATTTGCAACCGAGCGATCGCTTAATTACTCTTGGCGATTATATAGATCGCGGGCCAGACTCAAAGGGTGTAATCGAACGGCTGATAACACTGCACGATACTGGGCAACTTGTGGCTTTAAGAGGGAACCACGAGCAAATGATACTGAACGTTCGCTCTCGTGGGGAGGAATTTACGTGGCTTTATGGTTGCGGGAGGGACGCGACACTGGCTTCTTACTCTGTATGTGGCGATCGCGGTAAGCTAGCCGATGTGCCAGATAATCACTGGGATTTTCTAGAGAATAGATGCTTAAAGTGGTACGAAACTGACCAACATTTTTTCGTCCACGCTAACGCCGATCCCAATTTGCCTCTAGCAATTCAACCCGACCATATGCTGTTTTGGGACTCCTTCGAGAATTCAGAACGGCATTTTTCCGGCAAAACTATGGTTTGCGGACACACGAGCCAAAAAAGCGGTTTACCTGTAAATATTGGTCACGCTATCTGCATCGATACTTGGGCTTATGGAAAAGGTTGGTTGACTTGTCTGGATGTAACGAGTGGCAGAGTTTGGCAGGCAAATCAAGCAGGCGAACAGCGCACAGCTTGGATTGATGAATTCCAACAGCGGTAGTTAAGCACAAAAATTTGTATGCAGCGTATCAAGCAAATCTATAAAATTTATAGACTTGCTATCAAATTAAATTTATGTTCAATTTTAATTAACGGGCAAATTTACCAAATTGCCAAAGCAACCTACAACTAAAATGATGACTAATATCCGCGCTACACCTAATCCAAAATTTAAAATGTAGTGGAATTATTCCCAATGAACGTGCGATCGCTCTTCTACTACCCTGTCATAAACTGCTTGCGTTTGTTGAGCTAACTTTGGCCAACTAAACCGCCGTTCTAAATCTTGATAGGCATTGTCAATCAACCACTGTGCATAAGCTGGATTTTTTAGCACTTCCAATATGCCCCAAGCCAGGGACTCAGAGTTATTAGTAGAGCTAACAACTCCAGTTTTCGTGTGTTGCACGACTTCTGGTAAACCCCCCGTGTCGGAAACCACTACTGGAACCCGTGCGGCAAAACTTTCCAGCGCCACAATGCCAAAAGGTTCGTAGAGGCTGGGAAATACGGCACAGTTGGCAACTGTCTGGAATTTATTTAACTCATCGTCGGACATGAATCCCGTGAAGTAACATTTATCCCAGATTCCCAAGTTCCAAGCTTGTTGCTGGAGATGGTTAGTGTTACCGCCGCCTATTATTACAAATTTGGCGTTTCCTCCCATCTCCCAAATCACCTTGGGAGCAGCATTTAGCAGAACTGAGACGCCTTTTTCATAGGACATTCGACCGACGTAATAGACAATTTTCTCTCTATCTTCTGCATAGCGGCGGCGGAAGTTCCAAGCATCAAAGTCTTGCCAACGCGGTTTTTTTTCTGGCCTGATGCCGTTATAAATAACGTCAATTTTATCCCAAGGACTTTCTAATACTCGTTCCACTTCTCGCCGCATATATTGGCTGCATACAATAATGCGCCATGCATTGTAGGCGAGAAGCTTTTCTTTGCCGCTGATATAGGTGCTGTCGTTGTTATAGATGCCGTTGTAACGGCCAAATTCTGTCGCGTGGATAGTGGCGATCAGCGGTACTTTAAAAGTATGCTTTAGCGCGATCGCTGCATCGCCTACCAGCCAATCGTGGGCGTGGATCAAATCAAACGGCCCCTCTTCCATCATCAGCTTACCGCCGTGCATGCCCATGCTTTGGTTGAGGTTCACTACCCAATGAAAGAAGTCGTTACCATAACCGACTGGCACGCGATGGATATGTATGCCTTCTACCAACTCGTATAAAGGCGCTTGACCAAATTCCACCGTCAGCAGGTGAATCTCGTGCCCCAGTTTAACCAGTTCTGGATATAACTCCGCCACATGGCGGGCAATTCCTCCCACAAGGCGCGGCGGGAACTCCCAAGTGAGTACCAAAATCTTCATTAGCCCCAGCCCCCATAATAAATTTACAAATTTCTACAGTGTGACATATTTCTTAATTTGGAAATTGTACCAAACTGGATGAGCCAGAATTTTAGCGTTAATTACGAACTTTGACTCAAGACCAGGTTTATAAATATACTTCAGTCCAGCGCCCTGTTTTTCCCCAACAATTTGATAAGTAATTGGCAAGCTGATAGGCTGACAGAGGGGTTTAGTTGTAAAAACACTCTAGAGTATGCTGTTTTTTACTCCCTGAGTCATGCAAGGGTAAATGCGTGCCATTAATGTTGCCACCTGCTCCAGTCGATTACGTCAGTGCGAATGCGGATGGTTAGTAGAAGGGGATGAGTTTCTAAGTGCGATCGCTTAGTATCATCCAAGAAAATCAGCTTGACAATATTTCTTGCCTAAATGTCACCCAAGCTGTGTTTGCTTCGGGATTAGATGCGGCTCCTTTTTGCAAAAGAATGACGCCATCTTTTAAGCCGACGATGCCATATTCCCCATTGGCAGTTATCTGGTCAATCGCAGTAACTTGGGCCTCTAAAGCTTCACGTTCATGCTTAAATCCAGATACTTGCTTTTGCTGCCAAAGGTCTGCAACAACATAGTCTACATTCACGACTTCTTTGGCGTCATTGCGTAGCTGCAAACCTGGCAATCGGATGATTTCGCGGCGGCTTGAAAGATGAGGAACTAGAAAGGTAGTAGTAGATACGCTAGCGTCTGGCGGAATTTCAGCTAACAATGACCGTGTAGGTGGTACGTGGCTCCACTGCTGGTTTAACGGTGTAAAAACCCAGGGTTCAACTGCATCTGGAATCAGGAAAGAAAAGGTTTTATTAGGGTTGGAAGTTATGGTAAAAATCAGAGAAAGAACGAGACAGGTTGCCCAAAGCCGACGCACCCAAGCTTTTTTAAACACTTCTGGATGCGTTGACCACCAGATAATTGCTCCATAAAATAGCCCCGGTACTACTGTCATGGCATAGCGAATATTGATGGCTAAAACTGAAGTTCCTTTACCTAAAAGCAGCTTTAGTAGAGGAAACCCAGCCACCATCCAAGAAGCTGGCGATACTGCTGGTACAAATGCAAGCGGCAACCATTGACCGAGAAAATATTTAATGGTGCGATCTAAGGGCGTGAAAAACTCTACAATTAAACGCCAAGGGTTGCTAACCATTCCCCAGATAATTTCGATGGTAGAAGCTTCGTCGCCATCGGCATATTGACCAAATCTTTCCATCATAAACCGCTGGGAAATATCTTTAGAAAATAGCGGCATGATTAGATTAGTGAGGCCGATCATGTAAGCAAAACTAATGGTGCAGACAGCAAGGCCAATTCGAGGATAGCGTTTGCTCAATATCATGTAGAAACCGACGCTAAAAAGACCGACTCCTGAATCTTCCCGCACGCATAGAATTAACACAGCAAGCACCCAAAATAGCCACCACCACCGTTTTTCCATTGCCAGCAACAGCCCAAATGTAAACAAGGGAATCTGGCAGATGTCGTGGAAGTTGCACATAGTCGGGCCGAGGACGGCATTGGCGCAATAGTAGCTGATGGCGATCGCTACTGCTAGCGGCGGTTCGAGATGCTGTCTAGCTAGGGCATAAAGAACTAAACCAGCAGCAGTGACGAGGGTAACTTGCAATACAGTTAAAGTTGCTGGTGAGGGGAACAGAGCATACAGCGGCAGCCAGAGTAATAAAGCTGGGGTGAAGTGTTGGCCTAATCGGTGGTAATAAACTGTTGGTACTTCGCCGCTGTGGACGACGTTGGTAGATAGCTGCGAGGAGAGAGAACTTTGAAAAAAGCGACCGTGAATGCCATTCCAGAAGACTTGATTGAATATTCCTTGGTCGTAAGAGGAATTAAAGGTGTAGTGTCGGTGCAGGGTAAAAATTAGGGTGAAGAAAAAAAATGCGATCGCCGCCCCGATCGCCAGCCTCAGACTTGGATGCTTTTGCAATTTCAACAACATCACTCACTCACAGGTCAATCATATTTTTAAGGCTCTCACTAAAGGTGGAGTAACTCAAGCCCGCACCTTAGTAACGTGGTAGTTTCTATAAATCCCCTGGCTCATATATCTCAATGGCTAAGAAGTTATCCTTAATTTTAGGCTTGTTGGCTGGTACGCTGCTGGCTGCTAGTCCCGCGGTTACTTCTCCCCTGGTTGGCGCTCCCCAGATTACTGCACAACAACAGGTGTCGCCGTCAGAAACACCACCAAAAACAACAGATGCGACTCTGACTCTAGAAGATTTGCCGCCTGGGTTCCAAGAACTTCCACCTGAGATAACCGCTCAAATTGCCTCCCAGTTTCAAACTCTTGTACAACAAGTCAGCCAACAGAGCGTGAAACCGGATAAATTCACGGCTTTCGTCAATCCGCAGAATTTCCAACTCATCGTCGCGTTCACTGGAAAACTCCCCGATACCGCAGGACAGGCGCAATTTGATGCGAGTCTGCAACAGTTGCAGCAACCACAAGTGCAGCAACAGCTAAAGACCAGGCTACAACAAATGCTACAGGCTTACCAAGGAATTAAGGTTGTGGATTATCAACCCCTGACCGAGCTATATTCTTTGGCTAATGCATCGACTGGCTTGACGCTAGCAGTAGATATGCAAGGTCAGCCGTTGCGTATGGATGCAGCAGTTTTTCGCAGAAATGCAGTTGGAGCATTTACGGTAGTTACTTACGTCAACGG harbors:
- a CDS encoding metallophosphoesterase family protein, which encodes MRILAIGDIHGCTTAFDTLLAAVNLQPSDRLITLGDYIDRGPDSKGVIERLITLHDTGQLVALRGNHEQMILNVRSRGEEFTWLYGCGRDATLASYSVCGDRGKLADVPDNHWDFLENRCLKWYETDQHFFVHANADPNLPLAIQPDHMLFWDSFENSERHFSGKTMVCGHTSQKSGLPVNIGHAICIDTWAYGKGWLTCLDVTSGRVWQANQAGEQRTAWIDEFQQR
- a CDS encoding glycosyltransferase family 4 protein, whose product is MKILVLTWEFPPRLVGGIARHVAELYPELVKLGHEIHLLTVEFGQAPLYELVEGIHIHRVPVGYGNDFFHWVVNLNQSMGMHGGKLMMEEGPFDLIHAHDWLVGDAAIALKHTFKVPLIATIHATEFGRYNGIYNNDSTYISGKEKLLAYNAWRIIVCSQYMRREVERVLESPWDKIDVIYNGIRPEKKPRWQDFDAWNFRRRYAEDREKIVYYVGRMSYEKGVSVLLNAAPKVIWEMGGNAKFVIIGGGNTNHLQQQAWNLGIWDKCYFTGFMSDDELNKFQTVANCAVFPSLYEPFGIVALESFAARVPVVVSDTGGLPEVVQHTKTGVVSSTNNSESLAWGILEVLKNPAYAQWLIDNAYQDLERRFSWPKLAQQTQAVYDRVVEERSHVHWE
- a CDS encoding DUF2079 domain-containing protein, with the translated sequence MLLKLQKHPSLRLAIGAAIAFFFFTLIFTLHRHYTFNSSYDQGIFNQVFWNGIHGRFFQSSLSSQLSTNVVHSGEVPTVYYHRLGQHFTPALLLWLPLYALFPSPATLTVLQVTLVTAAGLVLYALARQHLEPPLAVAIAISYYCANAVLGPTMCNFHDICQIPLFTFGLLLAMEKRWWWLFWVLAVLILCVREDSGVGLFSVGFYMILSKRYPRIGLAVCTISFAYMIGLTNLIMPLFSKDISQRFMMERFGQYADGDEASTIEIIWGMVSNPWRLIVEFFTPLDRTIKYFLGQWLPLAFVPAVSPASWMVAGFPLLKLLLGKGTSVLAINIRYAMTVVPGLFYGAIIWWSTHPEVFKKAWVRRLWATCLVLSLIFTITSNPNKTFSFLIPDAVEPWVFTPLNQQWSHVPPTRSLLAEIPPDASVSTTTFLVPHLSSRREIIRLPGLQLRNDAKEVVNVDYVVADLWQQKQVSGFKHEREALEAQVTAIDQITANGEYGIVGLKDGVILLQKGAASNPEANTAWVTFRQEILSS